Proteins found in one Planococcus citri chromosome 2, ihPlaCitr1.1, whole genome shotgun sequence genomic segment:
- the LOC135836014 gene encoding uncharacterized protein LOC135836014 isoform X3: MENNRNDYDDELRKQIDRCLRKTSEIRKRLKENRSKFPKCETYLSALDAIETIVSGPKATKNKCDKLEDKLNEYHRMISEARERENLQYSRSPDSTATHDFANVTSESGRYVHDRRIRDNSSDYHPDSTTMNEGPYGSLNRRNESHDANNVVSSSSSRRYSPVHVPDDTFPSLYSRRRDNSIESERSVSETDDPVRLIMDTVKNRLDHSVLNQSSHSNYGMSSTEEIERYEEKLMVQPENSSTPEKSNTANFNASASTLSASNLNTEATIASASNLNAESSIQDSPDLNVSPNKNVDSQQKKDRPLSVREKIAQGFGTLHKVGESSKIRPSLKQLKSDRNLSSSPSSSSSTSSKDQDDYRSRKSSDYHRHSERYSRSPRSPGPYSRRDSPRGYRSPKDSQDDYHTSNRRRSRSRSRERRRADYSDISSNNRILSKISLKDDPQSTSFRSFVNNVGSGRCPSNERKDNENRKKDDKNDDSKPSFKVLKKSSMRFKVNTNLPASKVDSDAENNTAKVEAETTEATKTEAAPTLAAAPTVAAPSTVAAPPTAAHPTTVAAPPTAAYPTTVAAPLTAAYPITVAAPLTAAYPPPEATLPSSPVCTPSPRYSSPAYSDPTSSPRIQPLLDVRLPETYFNDQQEGFSRPYKADPRLKQTFPQNTDPRFGRQPFQKPLIPKDPRTTRVPPPSIPVIRKDIMGFHTRIGIPPPEAGFSSIPRTPEDVFSRTPEASFSTIHRTGEVGFLNVPKTPETGIPNDRRMPSSSFPAVNREIDDSFRSRVGITPSESSVFNIARTASTPSTTPNISRENASQLPSFQNQPKPSNFIPPVTKETDTNQPSSSQGKPHPAKQNRFQSRYQVINNVTRNNLKQLANHKNNMNGNIYNKPKQNNYSRTPASHIEVKEQRKNSNEFQSPLEGIFQTSEAPKTGRGYGQQRPKKNAQPPTFNKKFTIPKIRKPSAEADKVTENPSSTKGTMKKSELSNADEDWSECSGNSEVETPTKNSTSSSEKTKKIFHDDDDWDAAISESDSANDAVTASPQASFPSNDTPSLSSSNTPKASLPSNNTLPTSSSNAPKASLPSSSTSKAPLVPSNDTVSNVDEINRKTVEPAQVDITASIIDEEECWDPVDSPPIEHISETNTSKDTAEIPPPKDPIRIEIVDGDIPGQDYVEDLTHEKSGDEIIELDDNDDADKSDSSRSVQSAGNDSPADHTAPQVHEVCSSETDYLDDTTSKQDHLKSAESDSQRVQKQFPEQGDTHATTTPDFPTRDSTQSEHNERAGAGSRRSSDTVGQDAPSSQAEKSETSNDEILKTKVVDYLQSLSNPPKISEDEAQQSFGLFMLTLVTKLTPEQFTELQAVIAKHRNGNQNEPKETTPAVEDNVPEQPTVEEETPPARGFRGRRKTKKNAPKTMVKPKPPVQPKKTSNQNTVRRRFTELDRLQADIKKMQHTKNNVLDIGETRRCRFQTLQKLDSKASRRANEGWMSSESEFDSTTKSGTRRKRSKADLGSDSDSIPLNKRNKSKALISSDSSSDAGSESEDTSPKKSQRHTFEDIRKYKACPRYKKIEHFGVTNYEEFEETEGRKDLEYMKKKHCPKEILLILPKYPTSCDNDADCLCHGKKQVVKDNSVIDEAVESIVTKFEEQRAATLSKNIVRAPRKRKAQPGKTSKLRMKMSKSGHFPSWQVVNQVKNQKSANQKEKANDPSDSATLPPTSPSPVSTATKSDNDSSTVSQGKQSLESTVTEDDANDDFKDLPKYNAFKNSDLTTIKLATIGVRMSDSALVYVCKTNGCDYESVDIAMFALHLTFLHKDWKIKAGCKLCGYIRKFLNLKSAFRHLLQEHLDVNPDLNQIAVTPNIQIKEEPLDETPSQDVVLDEEGTHEDHAPTENVASTFQPVPVAVVPPFRLMSAPTPPPRVPSPEKVPASPPISSASKNPPKIRVRRFSGDLLSGPDALSDSQRSTPEIGNVLEQVANSPLETVVFGPLTEKVPNLPSTNADTVVTTLLPNAGSSSSTTNNTVTSTNTQQIQNMDNALPNAATELDLISNNFTEAELNLIQFYKCSEPTCGFATNHKKEFLNHLHNIHRCGVKIGVKRSRKFDPDCLLCKYCSKKFDTPEMLVIHMEKYEICKFQCAYCEFRASRPVFVLWHLNLSHVGRTTKILVSSLDDNKIDVANSSVEKDLKEVVIPLNCVHCNNFRSISFDEYKHHWKKNHSQTDSWECYICKTPYLSVDRGLNHLKLHGYGEYQCVYCIHGAATEDVIKTHLMREHYTLYPKVVKRILAKDPETAHRFDDYVEILDLDKPFDKLKQYFLVINQNKASAITLHADTPDGIVSATGIYVLNKNKEYVLNVLNLEATEKHREMRDASSSRKGSNETLTGKRNDGILLPANVISETSDNAGDSNNDDVIAVCSSDDDDSSDRLVINEDAQAAASKTAIAKSMDSSGLCGTDLYKCGFIGCTAAFESFHPFKDHLSTCDNARNRSSPKCPHCNRTFQKNAAFLTHIGLHGIPRYICSLCDNRFATPKKAEDHVKQHHRVNSFKVIPANPLKNNSHEDLYVVVPNSEKGGGKGKQFKKVSDSKNLPSTSAATTAESKEAAVDFPAKQITTVYSLRDVERYLPMQLFSEPVTCGICSTYDSKVRQNIILHLKCHSTGLGPVKDITNPVPCTDKSELMFNKMTNHAAFSSKAEDKKIKCLIEKVEAYSGDKNEIIPAFVPKTLRYSCGAPDCVYRSTDAIRLKIHWETLHSDLNFNCPHCNVFIPVEKIHTHLRYHDGRLYKCYYCTKLHYQRQGIENHQIENHPESPSQVQVIRDLTPEEIEEICRETRYQHDVSQNRNTVAYPKSNLWKCNLCKCCPMISEQLIKAHCLTCHRVDKQYKCCLCSFTDDDKNEVNKHMTEKHESISQVVVTVYNEITENEENLQSSDASSPNKSRRDSQSSNQADEQQNMARNSDRNAADESNSSRNEFEDLSNPEMNDLLILPLSNNRYKCPFCEEYNTPDKQSMREHLYQEKKYERYVCYDCGTHSVTEDEIIKHAEANHGLNINVGKFSEDEVIEKQVEQILDYQQNRFTQVNNEGSIEISSEEEEETSARANVSSGVKLPLVNSATSEFRCTQCPKVCSNSAGLKNHINYVHGKKNAKKGKALMTVTTKPAARISPVMGSTTIVPNINGVYPCSYCQKEFTSSTIAKHLCVCPNYTKSNDTSPTKLGEFRVLANDRKLACSYCGKRCNPASLDDHIILCKFQQMSRSLPRKSCDFCALEMDESSLKKHIKYKHQPMECLHCDKILTGSEGLENHVQESLINISGSNRACVAQEKDVVIMCPYCPTGLIGQSYDKYLYISDHISKKHNPVEITKKVGVKIRNTVRELMDSEIALMQSKYNQEQQALNSMTLPTDAKKKRNVAIKSTSRAPPTSVLRVSSDTIATDESFRPCVIPKINIIYKNSK, encoded by the exons gGCTACCAAAAACAAATGTGATAAATTGGAAGACAAACTGAATGAATATCATCGTATGATCTCAGAG GCTAGAGAGAGGGAAAATTTGCAGTATTCGAGAAGTCCGGATTCTACTGCTACTCATGACTTCGCCAATGTTACTTCAGAAAGTGGAAGGTATGTTCATGATCGTCGAATACGGGATAATTCTAGTGATTATCATCCAGATTCTACTACAATGAATGAAGGGCCGTATGGTTCCTTGAA tcgtcGAAACGAATCTCACGATGCGAATAATGTGGTATCTTCTTCGTCGAGTAGAAGATATTCTCCTGTTCACGTTCCAGATGATACTTTTCCATCTCTTTATTCGAGGCGAAGAGACAATAGTATTGAATCTGAAAGATCGGTCAGTGAAACCGATGATCCTGTGCGTTTGATTATGGACACTGTGAAAAATCGACTTGATCATAGCGTATTAAATCAGTCTAGTCATTCAAATTACGGAATGTCCTCGACAGAAGAAATAGAAAGATACGAAG AAAAATTGATGGTCCAACCCGAAAATAGTTCAACACCGGAGAAATCAAATACTGCAAATTTCAACGCTAGTGCGTCGACGTTGAGCGCTTCGAATTTAAATACAGAGGCAACGATAGCGAGCGCTTCGAATTTGAACGCAGAATCATCGATTCAAGATTCGCCCGATTTGAATGTATCCCCCAATAAAAATGTCGATTCTCAACAGAAAAAAGACAGACCTCTGAGCGTTCGTGAAAAAATTGCGCAAGGCTTTGGAACATTGCATAAGGTGGGTGAAAGCAGCAAAATTCGCCCATCTTTGAAACAGCTCAAGTCTGATAGAAATTTGTCGAGTTCTCcgtcttcttcttcgtcgaCGTCGTCTAAAGACCAGGATGATTATCGGTCAAGAAAATCATCCGACTATCACCGACATTCTGAACGCTATTCTCGCTCACCGCGTTCTCCTGGGCCGTATTCAAGAAGAGATTCGCCCCGCGGTTATCGCTCTCCGAAAGATTCGCAAGATGATTATCACACATCCAACCGTAGAAGATCAAGGTCGCGTTCACGTGAACGACGTCGAGCCGATTATTCCGACATTTCTAGCAATAatagaattttgtcaaaaatatcttTGAAGGACGATCCTCAATCAACTTCTTTCAGAAGTTTCGTTAACAATGTAGGAAGCGGTAGATGTCCATCTAATGAACGAAAAGATAACGAGAATCGAAAGAA AGACGACAAAAACGACGATTCCAAGCCCAGCTTCAAAGTTCTAAAGAAATCTTCCATGAGATTCAAAGTCAACACTAATCTACCTGCTAGCAAAGTCGATTCAGACGCAGAAAATAATACAGCCAAAGTTGAAGCTGAAACGACTGAAGCAACAAAGACTGAAGCTGCTCCAACTTTGGCTGCTGCTCCAACTGTGGCTGCTCCTTCAACTGTAGCTGCTCCTCCAACAGCGGCTCATCCTACAACTGTAGCTGCTCCTCCAACAGCAGCTTATCCTACAACTGTAGCTGCTCCTCTGACAGCAGCTTATCCTATAACTGTAGCTGCTCCTCTGACCGCAGCTTATCCTCCACCTGAAGCTACTCTGCCTTCTTCTCCGGTGTGCACTCCATCTCCGCGATATAGTTCACCCGCGTACAGTGATCCGACTTCAAGTCCTCGAATTCAGCCTTTGTTGGATGTGAGATTACCAGAAACATATTTCAACGATCAACAAGAAGGATTTTCAAGACCCTATAAAGCTGACCCTCGTTTGAAGCAAACGTTTCCTCAAAACACTGACCCGCGGTTTGGACGCCAACCTTTTCAAAAACCTCTTATTCCAAAAGATCCAAGGACAACCAGAGTACCTCCACCTTCTATTCCTGTAATACGTAAAGACATAATGGGCTTTCATACTAGAATAGGAATACCACCACCCGAAGCTGGCTTTTCCAGTATTCCTAGAACACCGGAAGATGTTTTCTCCAGAACACCGGAAGCCAGTTTTTCTACTATTCACAGAACTGGGGAAGTTGGATTTCTTAACGTTCCTAAGACTCCAGAAACTGGAATTCCTAATGATCGGAGAATGCCATCATCAAGTTTTCCTGCAGTGAATAGAGAAATTGATGATTCATTCCGTTCTAGAGTGGGAATCACGCCATCAGAATCAAGTGTTTTTAATATTGCAAGAACTGCATCAACGCCATCTACAACTCCTAACATAAGCAGAGAGAATGCGAGTCAATTGCCATCTTTCCAAAATCAACCTAAACCTTCAAATTTCATTCCTCCTGTTACCAAAGAAACGGATACGAATCAACCGTCATCTTCGCAAGGCAAGCCTCATCCTGCTAAACAGAATCGCTTTCAGTCCCGGTATCAAGTGATCAATAATGTTACACGCAATAATCTTAAACAGTTAGCCAATCACAAAAATAATATGAACGGAAATATTTACAACAAAccgaaacaaaataattattcaagaaCTCCAGCTAGTCATATCGAAGTCaaagaacaaagaaaaaattccaacgagTTTCAAAGCCCTCTTGAAGGCATTTTTCAGACTAGCGAAGCTCCTAAAACTGGCCGAGGGTATGGTCAACAGAGGCCGAAGAAAAATGCTCAACCTCCGACATTTAACAAAAAGTTCACTATTCCGAAAATAAGAAAACCATCGGCAGAGGCAGATAAAGTTACTGAAAATCCATCCTCTACAAAAGGAACGATGAAGAAGTCCGAGCTTTCAAATGCCGACGAGGATTGGAGCGAATGTTCGGGTAACTCAGAAGTAGAAACTCCGACGAAAAATTCCACTTCCTCATcagaaaagacaaaaaaaatattccacgaTGACGACGATTGGGATGCTGCAATATCTGAAAGTGACAGTGCAAATGATGCGGTGACGGCGTCGCCGCAGGCATCGTTCCCAAGTAATGATACACCATCGTTATCAAGTAGTAATACCCCGAAAGCATCATTGCCAAGTAATAATACCCTGCCGACGTCAAGTAGTAATGCGCCGAAAGCATCATTGCCAAGTAGTAGTACCTCGAAGGCCCCCCTGGTGCCAAGTAATGATACTGTCAGCAATGTGGATGAAATTAATCGTAAAACTGTTGAACCAGCTCAAGTTGATATTACTGCTAGTATTATAGACGAAGAAGAATGTTGGGATCCGGTCGACTCGCCGCCTATCGAACATATTAGTGAAACGAACACGTCCAAAGACACTGCCGAAATTCCTCCGCCCAAGGATCCTATTAGGATAGAAATTGTCGACGGCGATATTCCTGGTCAGGATTATGTGGAAGATCTCACTCACGAGAAAAGCGGagatgaaataattgaattagaCGACAATGATGACGCTGATAAATCAGATTCTTCACGTAGTGTTCAATCCGCAGGAAATGATTCTCCCGCTGACCATACTGCACCGCAAGTACATGAAGTGTGTTCCTCCGAGACTGATTATTTGGATGATACTACTTCGAAGCAAGATCATTTAAAATCGGCGGAATCTGATTCTCAAAGAGTTCAAAAACAATTCCCTGAACAAGGCGATACGCATGCAACGACTACCCCCGATTTTCCTACTCGAGATAGTACTCAATCGGAGCATAACGAACGAGCTGGTGCTGGAAGTCGTCGTTCGAGTGATACCGTTGGGCAAGATGCGCCATCTTCTCAAGCAGAGAAATCCGAAACCTCgaacgatgaaattttaaaaacaaaagttgTCGATTACTTGCAGTCGCTTTCAAATCCGCCAAAAATTTCGGAAGATGAAGCACAACAGTCTTTTGGGCTATTCATGCTCACGCTGGTTACAAAGCTCACTCCTGAGCAATTTACTGAACTGCAGGCTGTAATTGCAAAGCACCGGAATGGCAATCAAAATGAGCCGAAAGAAACAACGCCTGCCGTTGAAGACAACGTACCAGAACAGCCAACGGTGGAAGAGGAAACACCGCCCGCGAGAGGTTTTAGAGGTAGaagaaaaacgaagaaaaatgcTCCGAAAACTATGGTTAAACCAAAGCCACCTGTTCAACCGAAGAAAACTTCTAATCAGAATACAGTGAGGAGAAGATTTACAGAACTAGACAGGTTGCAAGCCGATATCAAGAAAATGCAGCATACCAAGAACAATGTGCTGGATATAGGCGAGACTAGAAGGTGTAGGTTCCAAACTCTTCAGAAATTAGATTCAAAAGCATCGAGGCGAGCGAACGAAGGATGGATGAGCTCGGAAAGCGAATTCGATAGTACGACAAAAAGTGGAACTCGCAGGAAAAGGAGCAAAGCAGACCTGGGCTCAGACTCGGACAGCATTCCGTTGAACAAAAGGAATAAATCTAAAGCGTTGATATCTAGCGACTCTTCGAGCGACGCAGGCAGTGAAAGTGAAGATACTTCTCCGAAGAAATCACAACGCCATACGTTCGAAGATATTCGCAAGTACAAAGCCTGTCCTAGATATAAAAAAATCGAGCATTTCGGCGTAACCAACTACGAGGAGTTCGAAGAAACTGAAGGCAGAAAAGATCTGGAATacatgaagaaaaaacattgtCCTAAAGAAATATTACTAATTCTCCCGAAGTATCCGACCTCGTGTGATAATGATGCTGATTGTTTGTGTCATGGCAAAAAGCAGGTTGTCAAGGACAATTCCGTAATCGACGAAGCCGTAGAATCTATTGTTACCAAATTTGAAGAACAACGAGCTGCGACGCTTTCTAAAAACATTGTCCGAGCTCCTAGAAAAAGAAAAGCGCAACCAGGCAAAACGTCCAAGTTGCgaatgaaaatgagtaaaagcGGACATTTCCCGAGTTGGCAAGTGGTTAATCaagttaaaaatcaaaaaagtgccAATCAGAAAGAGAAAGCGAACGATCCATCGGATAGCGCTACTCTGCCTCCGACGTCGCCATCGCCCGTTTCAACAGCTACGAAGTCTGATAATGATTCATCGACGGTATCTCAAGGTAAGCAATCATTAGAGAGTACCGTAACGGAAGACGATGCAAATGACGATTTTAAAGATTTACCAAAGTATAACGCGTTCAAAAATTCCGATTTAACTACGATCAAATTAGCTACAATCGGAGTTCGTATGAGCGATTCGGCATTAGTTTATGTTTGCAAAACCAACGGCTGTGATTACGAAAGCGTGGACATCGCGATGTTCGCGCTTCATCTCACTTTTCTTCATAAAGATTGGAAAATCAAAGCCGGGTGTAAACTTTGCGGATACATCCGGAAGTTCTTAAATTTGAAATCGGCATTTCGACATCTGCTCCAGGAACATTTAGATGTTAATCCTGATCTAAATCAAATTGCAGTTACGCCTAACATTcaga TAAAAGAAGAGCCATTAGACGAAACACCTTCGCAGGACGTAGTGCTCGATGAAGAAGGTACACACGAAGACCATGCTCCTACTGAAAATGTTGCTTCGACTTTTCAACCTGTTCCAGTTGCTGTGGTACCGCCATTTCGGCTGATGTCTGCTCCAACTCCCCCGCCAAGAGTGCCATCTCCAGAAAAAGTTCCTGCATCACCTCCGATTTCTTCAGCATCAAAAAATCCGCCTAAAATAAGAGTGAGAAGATTTAGCGGTGATTTATTGTCGGGACCAGATGCATTGAGTGATTCTCAAC GATCGACCCCCGAAATTGGAAATGTTCTAGAACAAGTGGCAAATTCACCATTAGAAACGGTTGTTTTTGGACCTTTAACTGAAAAAGTTCCTAATTTACCTTCT ACGAATGCTGATACGGTCGTGACAACGTTGTTACCAAATGCAGGATCTTCATCCTCAACTACCAATAATACTGTTACCTCAACCAATAcgcaacaaattcaaaacatggATAACGCTTTACCGAACGCTGCTACCGAATTGGATCTCATATCGAATAATTTCACCGAAGCCGAATTGAACTTGATACAGTTTTATAAATGTTCCGAACCAACTTGCGGTTTTGCTACCAAtcacaaaaaagaatttttaaatcatttgcACAATATTCACAGATGTGGCGTAAAAATTGGCGTAAAAA GAAGCAGAAAATTCGATCCGGATTGTTTACTGTGTAAATATTGTAGTAAAAAATTCGATACCCCTGAAATGCTGGTAATTCATATGGAGAAGTATGAAATCTGCAAATTTCAGTGCGCATATTGTGAATTCAGAGCATCCAGACCAGTTTTTGTGCTATGGCATCTG AATTTATCTCATGTTGGTCGAACGACCAAGATTCTGGTCTCAAGTTTGGATGATAATAAAATTGATGTCGCTAATTCGAGTGTGGAAAAAGACCTCAAAGAAGTGGTGATTCCTTTAAATTGTGTTCATT gtaATAATTTCCGATCGATTTCATTCGATGAATATAAACATCACtggaagaaaaatcattcacaGACGGATTCTTGGGAATGTTATATCTGCAAAACACCCTACCTTTCCGTGGATCGTGGCTTAAAC CATTTAAAATTACACGGCTATGGGGAATATCAATGCGTATATTGTATACACGGCGCTGCTACCGAAGACGTCATTAAAACTCACTTGATGAGAGAACACTACACGCTGTATCCGAAAGTAGTGAAACGTATTCTGGCGAAG GATCCTGAAACGGCGCACAGATTCGACGATTACGTTGAAATATTGGATTTGGATAAACCGTTTGATAAACTGAAACAGTATTTTCTagtaataaatcaaaataaagcTTCCGCGATTACGTTACACGCAGATACGCCGGACGGAATTGTGTCAGCTACCGGTATATacgttttgaataaaaataaagaatatgTACTGAACGTATTGAATTTGGAGGCAACAGAAAAGCATAGAGAAATGCGAGACGCCTCCTCGAGTAGGAAAGGAAGCAATGAAACGTTGACAGGAAAACGTAACGATGGTATTTTGCTTCCAGCAAATGTAATTAGTGAAACCAGTGACAATGCTGGTGATTCAAATAACGACGATGTAATCGCGGTGTGTAGTTCGGATGATGATGATTCCAGTGATAGATTGGTGATAAATGAAGATGCGCAGGCTGCTGCGTCTAAAACTGCCATCGCGAAGTCTATGGATTCCAGTGGGTTGTGTGGAACGGATTTATACAAATGCGGATTTATTG GATGTACAGCAGCGTTCGAATCATTCCATCCATTCAAAGATCATTTATCGACTTGTGACAACGCTCGTAATCGCTCATCACCCAAGTGTCCGCATTGCAATCGAACATTCCAAAAGAACGCCGCATTTTTAACTCATATTGGCCTTCATGGTATTCCAAGATACATATGTTCGCTTTGCGATAACCGATTTGCGACGCCTAAAAAAGCCGAGGATCACGTCAAACAGCACCACAGAGTGAATTCATTCAAAGTCATTCCCGCCAACCCGTTGAAGAATAATTCTCACGAAGATCTTTACGTTGTTGTACCTAACTCG GAAAAAGGAGGCGGCAAAGgcaaacaatttaaaaaagtttcagaTTCGAAAAATCTGCCTTCAACCTCCGCCGCAACGACGGCTGAATCAAAAGAAGCCGCCGTCGATTTCCCCGCCAAACAAATAACTACTGTATATAGTTTACGAGACGTGGAACGATATTTACCAATGCAATTATTTTCCGAACCGGTCACTTGCGGAATCTGTTCGACGTATGATTCGAAAGTGCGCCAGAATATTATTCTTCACTTGAAATGCCATTCAACGGGGTTAGGTCCGGTGAAGGATATCACAAATCCTGTACCATGCACCGATAAATCAGAATTGATGTTTAACAAAATGACGAACCACGCCGCGTTTAGCTCTAAAGCCGAAGATAAAAAGATCAAATGTTTGATCGAA aaaGTGGAAGCGTATTCGGGAGACAAGAACGAAATCATCCCAGCATTTGTACCTAAGACCTTACGATACAGCTGCGGTGCTCCGGATTGTGTCTATCGATCAACAGACGCCATcagattgaaaattcattggGAAACGTTACACTCGGATTtgaatttcaa ctgCCCTCATTGCAATGTATTTATTCCAGTCGAAAAGATACACACGCATTTAAGGTATCATGATGGCAGATTGTACAAATGTTATTATTGTACTAAGCTGCATTATCAAAG aCAAGgtattgaaaatcatcaaatagAAAATCATCCCGAATCTCCGTCTCAGGTTCaggtgattagagatttaacgCCAGAAGAAATCGAAGAAATTTGTCGCGAAACTAGATATCAACATGATGTATCGCAAAATCGTAATActg tcgCATATCCAAAATCCAATCTGTGGAAATGTAATTTATGCAAATGCTGCCCGATGATATCGGAACAGCTTATAAAAGCTCATTGTTTGACGTGTCATCGCGTCGATAAACAATATAAATGCTGTCTGTGTAGTTTCACCGACGATGATAAAAATGAGGTCAACAAACATATGACCGAAAAACACGAATCCATTTCTCAAGTTGTTGTGACTGTTTATAACGAG atAACCGagaatgaagaaaatttacaGTCATCCGATGCTTCGAGTCCTAATAAGAGTAGAAGAGACTCCCAGTCTTCAAATCAAGCTGACGAGCAGCAAAATATGGCGCGGAATTCTGATAGAAATGCTGCTGATGAGTCGAATTCATCTAGAAACGAATTTGAAGATTTGTCGAATCCCGAAATGAACGATCTGTTGATATTACCGCTGTCTAACAATCGTTACAAATGCCCGTTCTGTGAGGAATATAATACGCCCGATAAGCAGAGCATGAGAGAACATTTgtaccaagaaaaaaaatacgaaag GTACGTTTGTTATGATTGTGGAACTCATAGTGTTACCGAAGATGAGATCATAAAACACGCGGAAGCTAATCACGGATTGAATATCAATGTTGGCAAATTCTCTGAAGATGAAGTTATTGAGAAACAG GTTGAACAAATATTGGACTATCAACAAAATAGATTTACTCAAGTTAATAACGAAGGTTCTATTGAGATATCAtcggaagaagaagaagaaacatCAGCTCGTGCT AATGTTTCTTCTGGAGTTAAATTACCGTTGGTTAATTCAGCCACCTCGG AATTTCGTTGCACTCAATGTCCCAAAGTGTGTTCAAATTCAGCCggattgaaaaatcatattaaCTACGTCCACGGTAAAAA AAACGCGAAAAAAGGTAAAGCTCTGATGACGGTAACTACCAAGCCCGCAGCTAGAATAAGCCCAGTGATGGGCTCCACGACGATTGTGCCGAACATCAACGGAGTGTACCCGTGTTCGTATTGTCAAAAAGAATTTACTTCAAGTACAATCGCAAAACACCTATGTGTTTGTCCGAACTATACCAAGTCGAATGATACATCTCCAACTAAACTGGGCGAATTCAGAGTATTGGCCAACGATCGTAAACTGGCGTGTTCTTATTGCGGCAAAAGATGTAATCCTGCGAGCTTGGATGACCAtataattttgtgtaaattccAACAGATGAGCCGTTCTCTTCCCAGAAAGAGTTGCGATTTCTGCGCCCTGGAAATGGACGAATCGTCGCTGAAGAAGCACATAAAATATAAACATCAGCCAATGGAGTGTTTACACTGTGATAAAATCTTAACTGGAAGCGAAGGATTAGAAAATCACGTTCAAGAATCGTTGATTAACATAAGCGGCTCGAATCGAGCTTGTGTCGCTCAAGAAAAAGACGTCGTAATTATGTGCCCGTATTGTCCTACCGGGTTGATCGGCCAGTCGTACGATAAATATTTGTATATTTCCGATCACATATCCAAGAAGCATAATCCtgtcgaaattacgaaaaaagtaGGTGTGAAAATTCGAAATACAGTGCGCGAATTAATGGACTCGGAAATCGCCTTAATGCAGAGTAAATATAATCAAGAACAACAGGCGTTGAATTCGATGACTTTGCCAACTGATGCTAAGAAAAAACGAAATGTGGCTATAAAATCAACGTCTCGAGCTCCCCCTACGAGTGTACTGCGAGTCAGCAGTGATACGATAGCTACTGATGAAAGCTTTCGTCCTTGTGTGATAccgaaaattaatattatttataaaaattccaaatga